One part of the Streptomyces lienomycini genome encodes these proteins:
- a CDS encoding SigE family RNA polymerase sigma factor, whose product MRQGRADEYAEFAAARAGHLYRSACLLTAGDTHLAEDLVQETFGRLYVRWGRMSRVGNPAAYAQTVLTRAFLAHQRRRSSGERATDVFPDLPGTGDGDASLRLTLLDALARLPAKDRAVVVLRYWDDRSVEQTADVLNVSSAAVRTRCTRALGKLRALLGEDLSEYARP is encoded by the coding sequence ATGAGGCAGGGGCGGGCGGACGAGTACGCCGAGTTCGCGGCGGCGCGGGCCGGGCACCTGTACCGGTCCGCGTGTCTGCTCACCGCGGGGGACACGCATCTGGCCGAGGATCTCGTGCAGGAGACCTTCGGCCGGCTCTACGTGCGGTGGGGGCGGATGTCCCGGGTCGGGAACCCGGCGGCGTACGCGCAGACCGTGCTCACCCGGGCCTTCCTCGCCCACCAGCGGCGGCGCAGCAGCGGCGAGCGGGCCACGGACGTGTTCCCCGACCTGCCGGGCACCGGTGACGGAGACGCGTCGTTGCGGCTGACGCTGCTGGACGCGCTCGCGCGGCTGCCCGCCAAGGACCGGGCCGTCGTCGTCCTGCGGTACTGGGACGACCGGTCGGTCGAGCAGACCGCCGACGTGCTGAACGTCAGCTCGGCCGCCGTCCGGACGCGCTGTACGCGGGCGCTCGGCAAGCTGCGCGCACTGCTGGGCGAGGACCTGTCGGAGTACGCCAGACCCTGA
- a CDS encoding chitinase, with protein sequence MERVHRRFGRRTKFWAGAVTAALALSVTAVGQASAADVNNARNAGFEAGLSDWTCSANSGTTVSSPAHGGSAALKATPAGQDNARCAQAVKVKPNSTYTLSAWVQGGYAYLGVTGTGTTDVSTWTPDSAAWKQLTTTFTTGSSTTSVSVYTHGWYGQSAYYVDDLSVFGPDGGGGSGDPDPTVPSAPAGLSVSGTTPNSASLAWNTVSGATGYHIYRDGTKVTAVTGTSATVTGLAASTSYSFQVTAVNTAGESAKSAAVTARTTAPDDGGGNGGDLPKHAVTGYWQNFNNGATVQKISDVPAAYDIIAVAFADATTTPGAVTFNLDSAGLGGYTVDQFKADVRAKQAAGKKVIISVGGEKGTVSVNSASSATNFANSVYSVMQEYGFDGVDIDLENGLNPTYMTQALHALSAKAGPDMILTMAPQTIDMQSTQGGYFQTALNVKDILTVVNMQYYNSGTMLGCDGKVYAQGTVDFLTALACIQLEGGLAPSQVGLGLPASTRAAGGGYVSPSVVNAALDCLTKATNCGSFKPSKTYPGLRGAMTWSTNWDATAGNGWSSAVGAHVHALP encoded by the coding sequence ATGGAGCGCGTGCACAGACGGTTCGGCAGACGGACGAAGTTCTGGGCGGGAGCAGTCACCGCCGCCCTCGCCCTCTCGGTCACGGCCGTCGGCCAGGCATCGGCCGCGGACGTGAACAACGCGAGGAACGCCGGTTTCGAAGCCGGCCTCAGCGACTGGACGTGCTCCGCGAACAGCGGTACGACCGTCTCCTCCCCCGCCCACGGCGGCTCGGCCGCGCTCAAAGCGACGCCCGCCGGGCAGGACAACGCCCGCTGCGCCCAGGCGGTGAAGGTCAAGCCGAACTCGACGTACACGCTGAGCGCCTGGGTGCAGGGCGGGTACGCCTACCTGGGCGTCACGGGCACCGGCACCACCGACGTGTCGACGTGGACCCCGGACTCGGCCGCGTGGAAGCAGCTGACGACGACGTTCACCACCGGCTCCTCGACGACGTCGGTCTCGGTGTACACCCACGGCTGGTACGGGCAGTCGGCCTACTACGTCGACGACCTGTCCGTCTTCGGCCCCGACGGTGGCGGCGGCAGCGGCGACCCCGACCCGACGGTCCCCTCGGCACCCGCCGGTCTGAGCGTCTCCGGTACGACGCCGAACTCCGCCTCGCTCGCCTGGAACACGGTCTCGGGCGCCACCGGCTACCACATCTACCGCGACGGTACGAAGGTGACGGCGGTGACCGGCACCTCGGCGACGGTGACCGGCCTGGCGGCCTCGACCTCGTACTCCTTCCAGGTCACGGCGGTGAACACGGCCGGTGAGTCGGCGAAGTCGGCGGCGGTCACGGCCCGCACCACGGCGCCGGACGACGGCGGCGGCAACGGCGGCGACCTGCCCAAGCACGCGGTGACCGGCTACTGGCAGAACTTCAACAACGGGGCGACGGTCCAGAAGATCTCCGACGTGCCGGCCGCGTACGACATCATCGCGGTGGCCTTCGCCGACGCGACCACGACGCCGGGCGCCGTGACGTTCAACCTCGACTCGGCCGGGCTCGGCGGCTACACGGTCGACCAGTTCAAGGCGGACGTGCGGGCCAAGCAGGCCGCGGGCAAGAAGGTCATCATCTCGGTGGGCGGCGAGAAGGGCACCGTCTCGGTGAACAGCGCCTCCTCCGCGACGAACTTCGCCAACTCCGTCTACTCGGTCATGCAGGAGTACGGCTTCGACGGCGTCGACATCGACCTGGAGAACGGCCTCAACCCGACGTACATGACCCAGGCCCTGCACGCCCTGTCGGCGAAGGCCGGCCCGGACATGATCCTGACGATGGCCCCGCAGACCATCGACATGCAGTCGACGCAGGGCGGCTACTTCCAGACCGCGCTGAACGTGAAGGACATCCTCACCGTCGTCAACATGCAGTACTACAACAGCGGCACGATGCTGGGCTGCGACGGCAAGGTGTACGCCCAGGGCACGGTCGACTTCCTCACCGCCCTGGCCTGCATCCAGCTGGAGGGCGGCCTCGCCCCGTCCCAGGTCGGCCTGGGACTGCCGGCCTCCACCCGTGCGGCGGGCGGCGGCTACGTCTCCCCGTCGGTGGTCAACGCCGCTCTGGACTGCCTCACCAAGGCGACCAACTGCGGCTCCTTCAAGCCGTCGAAGACGTACCCCGGCCTGCGGGGCGCGATGACCTGGTCCACCAACTGGGACGCGACGGCCGGCAACGGCTGGTCCAGCGCCGTGGGAGCCCACGTGCACGCGCTGCCGTAG
- the cpaB gene encoding Flp pilus assembly protein CpaB gives MNSRQRRGVILLILSVLCALGAFAGVLSVINDVKSEVGPEVTAYRLKSDIEPYTELGAGQFEKIGMPERWLSENAVTDLSQVRGKIAVTRLKAGSLLQSDMIVDAPALRPGQQEVAIMIDAATGVAGKITPGSAVNVYATFEGQREGDPDQSRIIVTNARVIDVGELTSLEPDENSRDREPTDAVPITFALSTIDAQRITYAESFARRVRLALVAPGGDSTVPDKDRTYELAKDK, from the coding sequence ATGAATTCCCGTCAGCGCCGCGGCGTCATCCTGCTGATCCTGTCGGTCCTCTGCGCCCTCGGCGCGTTCGCCGGCGTGCTGTCCGTCATCAACGACGTGAAGTCCGAGGTCGGCCCCGAGGTCACCGCGTACCGGCTGAAGTCCGACATCGAGCCCTACACGGAGCTGGGCGCGGGGCAGTTCGAGAAGATCGGTATGCCCGAGCGCTGGCTGTCCGAGAACGCCGTCACCGACCTCTCCCAGGTGCGCGGGAAGATAGCCGTGACCAGGCTGAAGGCGGGCTCGCTGCTCCAGAGCGACATGATCGTCGACGCCCCCGCCCTGCGGCCGGGGCAGCAGGAGGTCGCCATCATGATCGACGCGGCGACCGGTGTCGCCGGGAAGATCACCCCGGGCTCCGCCGTCAACGTGTACGCCACCTTCGAGGGACAGCGCGAGGGCGACCCCGACCAGTCCAGGATCATCGTGACCAACGCCAGGGTCATCGACGTCGGCGAACTCACCTCGCTGGAGCCCGACGAGAACAGCCGCGACCGCGAGCCCACCGACGCCGTCCCCATCACCTTCGCCCTGTCCACCATCGACGCCCAGCGCATCACCTACGCCGAGTCGTTCGCCCGGCGCGTCAGGCTCGCGCTGGTGGCGCCCGGCGGTGACTCCACGGTCCCGGACAAGGACCGGACGTACGAACTCGCGAAGGACAAGTGA
- a CDS encoding AAA family ATPase — protein MATRILPAVGDPDAVRSLTTLLSQLPDAEPVAPVADSTQLVDTLARLAAESVDELPEVVIVHERIGPVPALELIREVALRFPAVGVVLITSDPGPGLFQAAMDYGARGLVALPLGYEELASRVQAVAQWSAGVRRHLGSAVDVFTGTGGTVVSVSGAKGGVGTTLTAVQLALAAQASGRSTALLDMDLQTGDVASYLDVQFRRSVADLAAITDLSPRVLADAVFRHDSGLALLLAPGDGERGEEVTDRAARQIVGALRSRYEVVVIDCGAQLGGAGAAAVETADTALLVTTPDVVAVRGAKRAVRMWDRLQIRKAEETTVVVNRHTRGTEIQPALIQRITGTAIAATTVPAAFKELQGAVDAGRVHELDARSTVKQALWALAGELGLAGAPEGGRKGHGHGRGHGRFRGDRGDRGDRGAAGFRRRKDGAG, from the coding sequence ATGGCCACGAGGATCCTCCCGGCAGTCGGCGACCCGGACGCCGTACGGTCCCTCACGACGCTGCTCAGCCAGCTCCCGGACGCCGAACCGGTCGCCCCCGTCGCCGACTCCACCCAGCTCGTCGACACCCTCGCCCGCCTCGCCGCCGAGTCCGTCGACGAACTGCCCGAGGTCGTGATCGTCCACGAGCGCATCGGCCCGGTCCCGGCCCTGGAACTGATCCGCGAGGTCGCCCTCCGCTTCCCGGCCGTCGGCGTCGTCCTCATCACCTCCGACCCCGGCCCCGGCCTCTTCCAGGCCGCCATGGACTACGGCGCCCGCGGCCTGGTCGCCCTCCCGCTCGGCTACGAGGAACTCGCCAGCCGCGTCCAGGCGGTGGCCCAGTGGTCGGCCGGCGTACGCCGGCACCTCGGCAGCGCCGTCGACGTGTTCACCGGCACCGGCGGCACCGTCGTCTCCGTCAGCGGCGCCAAGGGCGGCGTGGGCACCACCCTGACCGCCGTCCAACTCGCCCTGGCCGCCCAGGCGTCCGGCCGGTCCACCGCACTGCTCGACATGGACCTCCAGACCGGTGACGTCGCCTCCTACCTCGACGTCCAGTTCCGCCGCTCGGTGGCCGACCTCGCCGCCATCACCGACCTCTCCCCGCGCGTCCTGGCCGACGCCGTCTTCCGCCACGACAGCGGCCTCGCCCTGCTGCTCGCCCCCGGCGACGGCGAACGCGGCGAGGAGGTCACCGACCGCGCCGCCCGCCAGATCGTCGGCGCCCTGCGCTCCCGCTACGAGGTCGTCGTCATCGACTGCGGCGCCCAGCTCGGCGGGGCCGGCGCGGCCGCCGTGGAGACGGCCGACACGGCGCTGCTGGTCACCACCCCCGACGTGGTCGCCGTACGGGGCGCCAAGCGCGCGGTGCGGATGTGGGACCGGCTGCAGATCCGCAAGGCGGAGGAGACGACCGTCGTCGTCAACCGGCACACGCGCGGTACGGAGATCCAGCCCGCGCTGATCCAGCGGATCACCGGCACGGCCATCGCCGCCACCACCGTCCCCGCGGCCTTCAAGGAACTCCAGGGCGCCGTCGACGCGGGCCGCGTCCACGAACTGGACGCCAGGAGCACGGTGAAGCAGGCCCTGTGGGCCCTCGCGGGCGAACTCGGCCTGGCCGGCGCCCCCGAGGGCGGCCGGAAGGGCCACGGCCACGGCCGCGGTCACGGCCGCTTCCGCGGTGACCGGGGCGACCGGGGCGACCGGGGCGCGGCCGGCTTCCGGCGGCGGAAGGACGGTGCGGGGTGA
- a CDS encoding TadE/TadG family type IV pilus assembly protein, producing MNGRRGTSGLPGRSRLRGRDGQSGQVTIEFLGMTPVIIATLVVLWQLVLVGYTYTLAGNAADEAVRAATAAGRGARQGACQDAGLDKLPGAWEGGARVDCGTAGGYVTADVRIDVPLLFPGTVSFPFTVHGHAGAVEEEDD from the coding sequence GTGAACGGACGGCGCGGGACGAGCGGGTTACCCGGCCGGTCCCGGCTGCGAGGCCGGGACGGGCAGAGCGGCCAGGTCACCATCGAGTTCCTCGGCATGACGCCGGTGATCATCGCGACGCTGGTGGTGCTGTGGCAGCTCGTACTCGTGGGATACACGTACACCCTCGCGGGGAATGCTGCGGACGAGGCGGTACGGGCGGCGACGGCCGCCGGTCGCGGGGCACGGCAGGGGGCCTGCCAGGACGCGGGCCTGGACAAGCTGCCGGGCGCGTGGGAGGGAGGTGCCCGGGTGGACTGCGGCACCGCGGGCGGCTACGTCACCGCCGACGTGCGCATCGACGTCCCCCTCCTCTTCCCGGGCACCGTCAGCTTCCCGTTCACCGTGCACGGCCACGCGGGGGCCGTGGAAGAGGAGGACGACTGA
- a CDS encoding TadE/TadG family type IV pilus assembly protein encodes MPYLRRGRPRDRGQVAIEYLGFLPILIVVGMAVVQLGLIAYTAQQAGTAARAGARSASLRESAAEACAAAVSSWLADGTDCPPSYGGDEVTVTATVDIPSIVPGWDFGDATRTATMPLDH; translated from the coding sequence ATGCCGTACCTCCGCCGCGGCCGCCCGCGGGACCGGGGCCAGGTGGCCATCGAGTACCTCGGCTTCCTGCCGATCCTGATCGTCGTCGGCATGGCCGTCGTACAGCTCGGCCTCATCGCCTACACCGCCCAGCAGGCCGGCACCGCCGCCCGCGCCGGGGCGCGCAGCGCCTCGCTGCGGGAGAGCGCCGCCGAGGCCTGCGCGGCCGCCGTCAGCAGCTGGCTGGCCGACGGCACCGACTGCCCGCCGTCGTACGGCGGCGACGAGGTGACCGTGACCGCCACCGTCGACATCCCCTCGATCGTCCCCGGCTGGGACTTCGGGGACGCCACCCGGACCGCCACCATGCCGCTGGACCACTGA
- a CDS encoding CpaF family protein, which translates to MSLRARIHSPEEHGSRGEDAHLVASYRAKLLEEIDLAEMSALAMAERRARLERVLGHIISREGPVLSTVERSQLIRRVVDEALGLGILEPLLEDASITEIMVNGPDAIFVERGGRVEQLPLRFASNDQLMQTIERIVSTVNRRVDESNPMVDARLPSGERVNVVIPPLSLTGATLTIRRFPRSFTLYELIGLGSLDENMLHLLAGLVQARFNIIVSGATGTGKTTLLNALSGLIPETERIITIEDSAELQLQQAHVIRLESRPPNVEGQGRVTIRDLVRNSLRMRPDRIVVGEVRGGESLDMLQAMSTGHDGSLATVHANSAEDALMRLQTLASMSDVEIPFVALHDQINSSVDVLVQLTRFADGARRITEIALLASHGGEPYRLATVARFHARPMTADGRVHGAYEYHPLPHRTAERLYMAGQPVPQAFGVAHAPDQLTTREAR; encoded by the coding sequence ATGAGCCTGCGCGCACGCATCCACTCCCCCGAGGAGCACGGCAGCCGGGGCGAGGACGCACACCTCGTCGCCTCCTACCGGGCCAAGCTCCTGGAGGAGATCGACCTCGCCGAGATGAGCGCGCTCGCGATGGCCGAGCGCCGGGCCCGCCTCGAACGGGTCCTCGGGCACATCATCAGCCGCGAGGGACCCGTCCTGTCGACGGTGGAACGCTCCCAGCTGATCCGCCGGGTCGTCGACGAGGCCCTCGGCCTGGGCATCCTGGAACCGCTGCTGGAGGACGCGTCGATCACGGAGATCATGGTGAACGGCCCCGACGCGATCTTCGTCGAGCGCGGCGGCCGCGTCGAGCAACTCCCGCTCCGCTTCGCCTCCAACGACCAGCTGATGCAGACCATCGAGCGGATCGTCTCCACCGTCAACCGCCGCGTGGACGAGTCGAACCCGATGGTCGACGCCCGCCTCCCCTCCGGCGAACGCGTCAACGTCGTCATCCCGCCGCTCTCGCTGACCGGCGCCACCCTCACCATCCGCCGCTTCCCGCGCTCCTTCACCCTGTACGAGCTGATCGGCCTCGGCTCGCTCGACGAGAACATGCTCCACCTGCTGGCCGGCCTGGTGCAGGCGCGCTTCAACATCATCGTCTCGGGCGCCACGGGCACCGGGAAGACGACCCTCCTCAACGCCCTCTCCGGGCTGATCCCGGAGACGGAACGCATCATCACCATCGAGGACTCGGCCGAGCTCCAGCTCCAGCAGGCGCACGTCATCCGCCTGGAGTCCCGCCCGCCCAACGTCGAGGGCCAGGGCCGGGTCACCATCCGCGACCTCGTCCGCAACTCGCTGCGCATGCGCCCCGACCGCATCGTCGTCGGCGAGGTCCGCGGCGGCGAGTCCCTGGACATGCTCCAGGCCATGTCGACCGGCCACGACGGCTCCCTCGCCACGGTCCACGCCAACAGCGCCGAGGACGCCCTGATGCGCCTGCAGACGCTGGCCTCGATGTCGGACGTCGAGATCCCCTTCGTGGCCCTGCACGACCAGATCAACAGCTCCGTCGACGTCCTCGTCCAGCTCACCCGCTTCGCCGACGGCGCCCGCCGCATCACCGAGATCGCCCTGCTGGCCAGCCACGGGGGCGAGCCGTACCGCCTGGCCACGGTCGCCCGCTTCCACGCCCGCCCGATGACGGCCGACGGCCGCGTGCACGGCGCCTACGAGTACCACCCCCTCCCGCACCGCACCGCCGAGCGCCTTTACATGGCGGGCCAGCCCGTTCCGCAGGCCTTCGGCGTGGCCCACGCCCCCGACCAGCTCACCACCCGAGAAGCCAGGTAG
- a CDS encoding type II secretion system F family protein has translation MELETLVTLTTGITLLTCVLAVIGLHSYAAGKAQRAALVDRLTAAGQTAATGRRRRFAGLDRRLRRTALGRNLELRLSATGLDVTPGEFFAYLLAAVAGLWLIGQAALAPFFGPLAGLLGIGVAVQFLTWQRQKRIEKFINQLPELARILANATQAGLALRTAIGMAAEELEAPAGEELGKVADQLAIGASMDDALGELADRLPSRELVVLVTTLVLSNRAGGQVVSALRNLTETLEERKETRREVRTQLSQVSMTSYAVPVLGVGSLFLMNGVKDGALERMTGSSAGQAAVIVAFALYAVGFVLIRRLSRIDV, from the coding sequence ATGGAACTGGAAACGCTCGTCACGCTCACCACCGGCATCACGCTGCTGACCTGCGTCCTGGCGGTCATCGGCCTGCACTCCTACGCCGCCGGCAAGGCCCAGCGCGCGGCCCTGGTCGACCGCCTCACCGCGGCCGGGCAGACGGCGGCGACCGGACGCAGGCGCCGCTTCGCGGGGCTGGACCGCCGCCTGCGCCGCACCGCACTGGGCCGGAACCTCGAACTGCGCCTGTCGGCGACCGGCCTGGACGTGACCCCCGGCGAGTTCTTCGCCTACCTGCTCGCCGCGGTCGCCGGCCTGTGGCTGATCGGCCAGGCGGCCCTCGCCCCCTTCTTCGGCCCGCTCGCCGGACTGCTCGGCATCGGCGTCGCCGTCCAGTTCCTCACCTGGCAACGCCAGAAACGCATCGAGAAGTTCATCAACCAGCTCCCCGAACTCGCCCGCATCCTCGCCAACGCCACCCAGGCCGGCCTCGCCCTGCGCACCGCCATCGGCATGGCGGCGGAGGAACTGGAGGCCCCGGCCGGCGAGGAACTCGGCAAGGTGGCCGACCAACTCGCCATCGGGGCCTCCATGGACGACGCCCTCGGCGAACTCGCCGACCGCCTCCCCTCCCGCGAGCTGGTCGTCCTGGTCACCACCCTCGTCCTGTCCAACCGCGCGGGCGGCCAGGTCGTCAGCGCCCTGCGCAACCTGACGGAGACCCTGGAGGAGCGCAAGGAGACCCGACGCGAGGTCCGCACCCAGCTCTCCCAGGTCAGCATGACGTCGTACGCCGTGCCCGTGCTCGGCGTCGGCTCGTTGTTCCTGATGAACGGGGTGAAGGACGGCGCACTGGAACGCATGACGGGCTCCTCGGCCGGCCAGGCGGCGGTGATCGTCGCCTTCGCGCTCTACGCCGTCGGGTTCGTCCTCATCCGCCGCCTGTCCCGCATCGACGTCTGA
- a CDS encoding DUF5936 domain-containing protein gives MQLPLPGVLLAFLMALAVWGAFAGIRMYRADAKLPDDLALALEVGATRTGAAHSLIDRMGMRYAPAVLRLMGPALVARYRRRIDLAGNPGGLTIDRYAARRAVYGFLGAVGFLVFALRGQYLVALLLLAFGAFWTEVGIWSAIRIRKDVIERTLPDFLDVLAVVVSAGLGFRQALDRVATRYEGPWADELRITLRQMDLGMSRREAFTELRRRNDSEQVAMFVTALQQGEELGAPIVDTLVSLAKDMRRTDAQNARRKAARAVPKATMMITTFMVPATMILLGAGLILGSGTDFGTITGE, from the coding sequence ATGCAACTCCCCCTGCCCGGAGTGCTCCTGGCGTTCCTCATGGCCCTGGCCGTCTGGGGCGCCTTCGCCGGCATCCGCATGTACCGGGCCGACGCCAAGCTCCCCGACGACCTCGCCCTCGCCCTGGAGGTCGGCGCCACCCGCACCGGCGCGGCGCACTCCCTCATCGACCGCATGGGCATGCGCTACGCGCCCGCCGTGCTGCGCCTGATGGGCCCGGCCCTGGTCGCCAGGTACCGCCGCCGGATCGACCTGGCCGGCAACCCCGGCGGCCTCACCATCGACCGCTACGCCGCCCGCCGCGCGGTCTACGGGTTCCTCGGCGCGGTCGGCTTCCTGGTCTTCGCCCTGCGCGGCCAGTACCTGGTGGCCCTCCTCCTGCTGGCCTTCGGCGCGTTCTGGACGGAGGTCGGGATCTGGTCGGCGATCCGCATCCGCAAGGACGTCATCGAGCGCACCCTCCCCGACTTCCTGGACGTCCTCGCGGTCGTCGTCAGCGCGGGGCTCGGCTTCCGCCAGGCCCTGGACCGGGTGGCGACGCGCTACGAGGGTCCCTGGGCCGACGAACTGCGCATCACCCTGCGCCAGATGGACCTGGGCATGAGCCGCCGCGAGGCCTTCACGGAGCTGCGCCGCCGCAACGACTCCGAGCAGGTGGCGATGTTCGTGACGGCACTCCAGCAGGGCGAGGAACTGGGCGCCCCCATCGTCGACACCCTGGTCTCCCTGGCCAAGGACATGCGCCGCACCGACGCCCAGAACGCCCGCCGCAAGGCCGCCCGCGCGGTCCCCAAGGCCACGATGATGATCACCACCTTCATGGTCCCGGCCACGATGATCCTCCTCGGCGCGGGCCTGATCCTGGGCTCGGGCACGGACTTCGGCACGATCACGGGCGAGTAG
- a CDS encoding Flp family type IVb pilin, with the protein MTNWLHTAAAYLHSRTTAHNDKGQTAVEYLGIIAVVVAIVLAITGTDIGQTIYNAITDKITEVTGV; encoded by the coding sequence ATGACCAACTGGCTCCACACCGCCGCCGCATACCTGCACTCCCGCACCACCGCCCACAACGACAAGGGCCAGACCGCGGTGGAGTACCTGGGAATCATCGCGGTGGTGGTCGCGATCGTGCTGGCGATCACGGGGACGGACATCGGTCAGACGATCTACAACGCGATCACGGACAAGATCACCGAGGTTACCGGCGTCTGA
- a CDS encoding pilus assembly protein TadG-related protein encodes MRLGVNDDAGQAFPIYITVVGGLLLLALAYFAVGQAAATRSGAQTAADAAALAAALETRDRLADQWFEKVLEPDTWQDIFDGETPVPSGCWRAQELAARNDASVDCQPDGLLGYTVVAQTHDTVGDTIVPGTENRKATQTATAVIEARCWARPTAAGSDDEELPRLSCKGGRNWDLKPDELSDLPKPEDLFDVHLTGS; translated from the coding sequence ATGCGCCTTGGCGTGAACGATGACGCGGGGCAGGCCTTCCCCATATACATCACAGTGGTGGGGGGCCTGCTCCTTCTTGCACTCGCGTACTTCGCGGTCGGCCAGGCCGCGGCCACTCGCAGTGGGGCGCAGACGGCCGCGGACGCGGCGGCGCTCGCGGCGGCTCTCGAAACCAGGGACCGCCTCGCGGACCAGTGGTTCGAAAAGGTTCTCGAACCGGATACATGGCAGGACATCTTCGACGGAGAGACGCCGGTGCCCAGCGGTTGCTGGCGTGCTCAGGAGTTGGCGGCGCGTAACGACGCGAGTGTGGATTGCCAACCGGACGGGCTCCTGGGGTACACGGTCGTCGCCCAGACGCACGACACCGTCGGGGACACCATTGTGCCGGGCACAGAGAATCGGAAGGCGACACAGACCGCTACCGCCGTCATCGAGGCCCGGTGCTGGGCCAGGCCGACCGCCGCGGGATCCGACGACGAGGAGCTGCCCAGGCTCTCCTGCAAGGGGGGTCGGAACTGGGACCTGAAGCCGGACGAACTCTCCGACCTGCCGAAGCCCGAGGATCTGTTCGACGTCCACCTGACCGGCAGCTGA
- a CDS encoding OmpA family protein: MRRGVTSPPRLVAAAALLLATSVYGTTTAHAEDDPNDPPGTEPSASAPVEVDPNDPDLKLPDGATLARAKVLDIKSVVEEQSGDERREDTNTSVTLALQAEVLFGKDSSKLGAEATSRISGIAEEIRAQNATRVRVFGFTDDLGSSAHGDVLSKKRANAVHDVLSQSLNDAGITYEVRGYGEQYPIADNATEAGRKKNRRVEVSFPRSEP, from the coding sequence ATGAGGCGCGGCGTGACGTCACCTCCGCGCCTGGTCGCCGCAGCCGCCCTCCTGCTCGCCACGAGCGTCTACGGCACCACCACGGCTCACGCCGAGGACGACCCCAACGACCCCCCGGGCACGGAGCCCTCCGCGTCCGCCCCCGTGGAGGTGGACCCCAACGACCCCGACCTCAAGCTCCCCGACGGCGCGACGCTCGCTCGGGCGAAGGTGCTGGACATCAAGTCGGTCGTGGAGGAGCAGAGCGGTGACGAACGCCGGGAGGACACCAACACGAGCGTGACGCTCGCCCTGCAGGCCGAGGTGCTGTTCGGCAAGGACAGTTCGAAGCTCGGAGCCGAGGCGACGTCCCGCATCTCCGGCATCGCCGAGGAGATCAGGGCCCAGAACGCCACCAGGGTCCGCGTCTTCGGCTTCACCGACGACCTCGGCTCCTCCGCCCACGGCGACGTCCTGTCCAAGAAACGCGCCAACGCCGTGCACGACGTGCTGTCCCAGTCCCTGAACGACGCCGGCATCACCTACGAGGTCCGCGGTTACGGCGAGCAGTACCCCATCGCCGACAACGCGACGGAGGCCGGCCGCAAGAAGAACCGCAGGGTGGAGGTCTCCTTCCCCCGCTCGGAGCCCTGA
- a CDS encoding DUF192 domain-containing protein: MRRRRWRDGTATLAVEGPGTPPGAGVRVPLEVAASYRARSKGLLGRSAVDGAMLLTPASGVHTFRMRIPIDVAYLDRRFTVVAVRTMRPGRLGLPRLRSRHVLEAEAGAMAGWGLRVGVRVEIEESSGG; this comes from the coding sequence ATGCGACGACGTCGGTGGCGGGACGGGACGGCCACGCTGGCCGTGGAGGGGCCCGGCACGCCCCCGGGTGCGGGTGTTCGCGTTCCGCTGGAGGTCGCGGCCTCGTACCGGGCCCGCAGCAAGGGGTTGCTGGGGCGCAGTGCGGTGGACGGGGCGATGCTGCTGACCCCCGCGAGCGGTGTGCACACCTTCCGGATGCGGATCCCCATCGACGTGGCCTACCTCGACCGGCGGTTCACGGTCGTCGCCGTACGCACCATGCGGCCGGGCAGGCTGGGGCTCCCCCGGCTGCGCTCCCGGCACGTGCTGGAGGCGGAGGCCGGGGCGATGGCGGGGTGGGGGCTGCGGGTGGGGGTGCGGGTGGAGATCGAGGAGAGCTCCGGGGGTTGA